In Hydractinia symbiolongicarpus strain clone_291-10 chromosome 4, HSymV2.1, whole genome shotgun sequence, the following proteins share a genomic window:
- the LOC130641706 gene encoding uncharacterized protein LOC130641706 produces the protein MDTVFYGLTINGIQRIVFQYVDKNKIPHPFNVVSGLAGRDFVEGFLKRNPMLSLRKPQGVALHRIYGLNRESVSNYFTNLENILDTYKFQAHQIYNCDESGITAVHKPMKMIAPKGKHCVSSATSGEKEVTTTIVCCTSATGNYVPPLAIFKRKRMKPELIDHAPPGTIGGCSDNGWITSELFLTYIKHFRVHLRCSKDQKVLLILDSHVTHTKNIETIDYCRENGIVLLSLPPHTSHKLQPPDRSFFKPLKTAYHTECRRWMREHPGRRITVDQIGVIFSTAYCNTATTQNAVSNFKWNCTIKS, from the coding sequence ATGGACACTGTATTTTATGGTTTGACGATTAATGGCATTCAACGTATTGTTTTCCAATATGtcgataaaaacaaaattcctCACCCTTTCAATGTGGTCTCAGGTCTTGCTGGAAGAGATTTTGTTGAAGGATTTCTGAAAAGAAACCCAATGTTATCTTTACGAAAACCACAGGGCGTTGCTCTTCATCGAATTTATGGACTTAACCGAGAGTCGGTATCAAACTATTTTAccaatttagaaaatattttagacaCTTATAAATTTCAAGCACACCAAATTTATAATTGTGATGAATCTGGCATAACAGCAGTACACAAACCAATGAAGATGATTGCCCCAAAAGGCAAACACTGTGTCTCCTCAGCTACCAGCGGCGAGAAGGAAGTCACAACAACAATTGTGTGTTGCACCAGTGCTACAGGAAATTATGTGCCACCTTTAGcgatttttaaaaggaaaagaaTGAAACCTGAACTCATTGATCATGCCCCACCTGGTACAATAGGAGGGTGCTCGGACAATGGCTGGATAACAAGCGAACTTTTTCTCACATATATCAAACACTTCCGTGTACATCTACGTTGTTCAAAGGATCAGAAAGTCTTACTGATTCTTGATAGTCATGTTACACATACGAAAAACATAGAAACTATAGATTATTGCAGAGAGAATGGTATTGTTTTATTGTCCCTACCACCGCACACCTCCCATAAGTTACAACCTCCAGATCGAAGTTTTTTTAAGCCACTGAAGACTGCTTATCACACAGAATGTCGTCGATGGATGAGGGAACACCCGGGACGTAGAATAACTGTTGACCAGATTGGTGTAATTTTTTCAACTGCATATTGTAACACAGCCACAACTCAAAATGCAGTTTCTAATTTTAAATGGAATTGTACCATTAAATCGTGA